The region ATGTAAAGCAGGCCGAACGAGAAAAGGTTGGGCGTTGCGGCCAGCATCTCCGTAGGAGATTGAGTGATAGGCCAAGAGAACCAAGCAGCAATCACTATGGCTAGTAATACGGCCGCGATGTATGCGGGCACCACTCGCCTAACCCGTTTAGCATAGAAGTCAGACCAATCAACAGGCTTTTCGGAAAGTATCTTTCCGGCAAAAAGCAGGCCGGTTATGCAAAAAAACATCTGAACGCCTAGCGCTCCAGACATTAGCAAAAACCTATCATCATTTGGCGATACATAAAAGGCTTTTGGTACTACGGCCAGATTACCAATTACATATGGCGCGTGATTCAGCGAAACAATAGCTGCCGCCAAACCACGCAGGCCGTCTATCCATCGAGTCTGCATGTGACCTTCTGGAATAAGAGTCGTAACTGTTCGCGACATAACAAGCATTGGAATAAAAGCGCAGACTAAAAGAAAGGCTAATAGCATCCATACTTCCGACGTTTGCAAAGCTTGTATCGGTTCCATTACAACAATCCTGATAATTTCGCGGCACCTTACCAGATTTTACGGTGCCAATGAAATTTTAGAGACGGGTCGCTGTTGCGCGCTATCCGTGACGCACTAGGCGCACTGGCTTACCGATTGAGGGCTTCTGCCAATGCGCCAGGGCACGCCTAGACGATGCGGATAGCCGTTACCGTCAAGGTGTTGGCATACACGCCGGCCGAGTTTTTTGTGAATTGCGCGCTCACGTTGACTTGCCAAAGGCCTACGGTGAACGGCACCACAGCCTGAAGGAACGAAGTGGGGCCAGACGACGATAGAATCTCACACGTGACGTTTCGGTCGGTTAGCACGTTCACAAACGCGCTGTCTTGCTTGCTCGCGGTAGCGCCACTGGACGTGACAAGTGGGTAAGTCGCCGCGCCCACACCAGTACCCTCAATCTGAGTGCGCAGAGTGGTACCCGCAGCATCAAAAACCTGGGTAGTGCCCGTCACCGTAAACGGCACGATTACCGAAGACAGTTTGGGGTACACAGTTTTCATGTGGTGCGTGAGCGGGAAGTAACCAGCCGCCATAATCACGGTATTGCCCAACTTGGTAAAGTGGTTATTACCGTTGCCGCCCAGGCTGTTTTGGTTCGTGGCAAAGTCATTTACGCCATAAATATCAACATCGTTAAGTTGCTGGCGACCCACGACGTAGTTGTTGCCCAGGTGCGCCGAGAAACCGTACACCGCCCCGAACCCGCCGACCACGGTAACCGCGTGCTTACCCTGCATGACGTTGCCGTAGTTCCAAACGGTAATCCGCTCAATACCGTTGACGAAAACCCGGTGCAAGGCGCCCCGCACGTCTACGCGCAGCTTGATAGCTGTTCCGTTCGGGATAGCCGCGTACGAGTAGGACCCAATCATGGTGCCCGCCCAATAGAGGGAGACCGCCGTGGCGCTGGCAAATGCCGAGTACCGGTTTTGCCCGCCGCCGTCATTGGTACCGAGGTCCCGGTACAAAAGCCCTACGGTGGTGGCGGACCAGTTGGTCGCAGTGAAAAAAGCCTCCAGGTTACAGTCCTGGCTCAAGGTGTTACGGGTGGCGGTACCTTGGCCCTCGAGTGCGCCGGGCGTTACCGTGCTTAGTGCCAGGGTGGTACCCGGGTCCAAGGTCCAATTGGTTGGGAACCCCGCGAACGCATCGTCACGAACGTAGAACGGGTTATCCACGTCGACCGCAAAACGACGCACGTTATGCAGGCGGTTAAAGTCCAGCAACGTCAGGTTACGCTGGCGGGCAATGGAGCGCGCGACGTTCGCGGCCTTCTGTACCGCCTCGCCATAGATAGAGACCGTGGCAGGGCGAGCAGCAGCACCCCAGGCAATGCTCGGCGGCTTGGCCCAGCTCTCCATGTAGTCAATCGCTTGCTTGCTGTACGCGGCGAGTTCAAGACTGGTCCAGCCCACGTCATTAGCGCCGAACGGGTTGCACACCAGGTCGGGTGCCCAGTCCTTAAGGTGGTCAATCCAGGACTTGCCGGCCACTGACCCGCCGGGCCATTGACCGGTAAGCGCGTCACCTGGCGGACGATAGAAACCCACGAACGGGTCGGCAGGCGGTGCCATTCCTTTGTAGTTCGGGTTGGAAAAGGACGGAATGCCGAGACCCGCGATACTGAAATTGGCAAACACGAAAGTAACGCGCGGGTTCTCCTCGCGCAGGCGGCGCATGATGATCGCTGCCGAGCTGTTGTCGTACAGGCTGTCCGCGTCACCCTGGGTAATGGAGTCGCCCACGAAGGCCACGCGTACGGTGCCGGAGCGGATAGCCGCGTCCAGGGTCTTTGTGTTGCCCAGGTTCGGTAGGAGGTCAAGGTCTGAGAACGTGCGCTGCTCTTTATCAATGCCTGGCGCGTTCAGTTCCTTGAGACGGTTGCCCACTGTTCCTGTCGAATATGCTTGCGCCTCGTCAAACCCAACCTTTCCTGAGCCCGGCGCAGCCGCAAGATCTTGACGCAGGGAGCTATCACCGGCAAGCATCCACTTTGCTGAGTCAGCCGGAAAGGTAGTCGTGACGAAAGGCAGCGCCTCAGCTTTAGGCCGGTATGCCTGGCCGTTATAAAGCACAGTCTGCGTGCTGCGCGTGATGCTGATACCTGGGGCGTAGTTCACCGGCACTTCAAAGCTGATGTTTTGCAGAAACGCCTGGAAGTCATTGGTTCGCTGCAACTGCGCGGCCATAAAATCGGCAGTCATGCCAGCCCACGTCTTCAGGGTCTTTCCCAGGCGCCCGAGCCAGGTAAGGTCTGAGCTGTTGACCAGCTTGTCGATGATCTGCGCGTTGTCTTTGAGGTCGCGCGGATCTGTCGAGCCGTTTGGTTCTACAGGGTTTCCGGTGTTAAAGGCCATGGTTTTCCCCGAGGCAAAAAAAGCCCGCTCAATGGCGGGCCTTGGAAGGGTTTTATTTAAGCTGTTGCGGGTGGGTAGTTGTCGTCGTCCGCGTAAAACACCGGGGAATACTCGGTCGCGGTGACGGCGCAGGACCCGTCCTGGTTCGGGGTTATCTCGGTGATCATTGCCGGGTAGCCGACTTGCTCGCTTGGGCCAAACAGGAACCTTGCAGGTTCAATGCTCAGGTCGGTGACGATATCAAAGTCGATTGCCGTGAGCGGCACCAGTACCTGGTGAAAGCCTGCATTCTTTGGCTCAAACAGGCTTGTTACTGTGCCGTCGTGTCGCCGGATGACTGCGCGCGGGGCTTTCATCGACCAATCCATCTCTTCGCTAAGCGTGAGCAGGTACTGGCCTTCAAACGCTTCCACATCGGTGATGAGCGCGCTGCTGGTTGTGTTCGGGATGTCATCGGCCAGTGTGATGTGGTCGATATCGTCAAACACCAAAGCATCCATCTCGGTATCGACGCTGTAGCCCCAGCGCGAGAACTGATACTTGCGTAACTGCCTCATGCCAATGCGCCAGGCGCGGGTTTTGTCGGAAACCCCGTCCAGCTGGATTTTGTCCACTTTGAGCCCAAGGCTTCCGTCCAGACGGCATTGCACGGTTTCCTTGCGGTTGGTGTATTGGTCAATGTATTCAACGTCTACCCCGTCGAAGTCGTCGGGGCTCGGCGCCGTGAAGCTGGCCTGTAGTTCGCTGGTCATTTCGTGCGGGGTGATAACCCCGCGCGGTGGCTGTACGCCTTCGCGTTTGACGCTGAGCAACCCATTGCCGCTGGAAAGGTGTGACATGCCTGCCGTGAAAATGCCCTGCAGGACCTCTCGGACCGCCGTGGGCTTTTCGTGCGACATATCGTAGAGCTCGCTGCGCGGCGTCCAGTAGTCCTGGTCAACTGCATTCAGCGCATCCATGTCGATGAGTGACTCATCAATCCCCAGCCCCTTACAAACGTGCAGGGCCGCGCCCTTGATGGAGCGCGCCGGTGCGTTATCGTAGATTCGAGTCGGCACACAGTTAATCTGCCGCTCCGACTGAGCACTGAGGCGGTCGCCGCCACGGATATCCATGGTGATGACTGTGATGCCCTCATAGAAGCCCGGGTCAGGAAGCAGCGTGCGGAGGCCATACCACTGAATCGCGTCACGCACCTGGCCACCCTCTACCGGCTGAACACGCCTCATCTGAAACTCAGGACGCAGCGGGTAAGGGAAAACGATTCCGTGGGTGAATCCGATCTGGTCAGGGGTCGCATCGGTGTAAGTTTGGGTGATAGTTGTCCACGCCCCACCTACAGCCGAATCCCTCCAGCGCACCTCAATCGACTTTGTGAGCGTCTTGATGTTGCCGGATTTGCTGTAGTTGCAAAGGCCTTGGCTGAAGAAGACGTCATATTCAGCCTTGGTCGCCAGTTCGTATTCTGGGCATCCCATGAACGAACCAATCCAGTTGCTCGCACCACCACTGCCAGACATGGAGAAGTCGAGAAGGGTTCTTGCTGTGAATCCGCCCCAGGCATTATCGACCGTGCCGGTATCAGTGATTCGCTTAACCGTTGCCGTCAGCCCGGAAACCGAGACGATTTGATATCTGTAGCCGCGGTAAGCAATGGAAAGCCTTTGCTGGCCGGCAGCAATACCGGAGAACGGCGTTCCATCATCGAAGCTGAGCGTGACGCTTGCGAGTTGCTCCGGGGTGCCGCCTGTAGAGGCAGTGCCGACGGTATAGGTCGGCCCCGAACCAAAGATTGGCACCGGTGCGCTGGTCTGCGAGATTGTCCCACCCTTGTAGGGGCTCAGCGGCTCAATCAGGCGGATACGGCCAGAGCTATCTTGTGCCACAAGCCCAGTTCCCGACAACTGAGACGTTATCGTCGATACAAGGCCGCTCATGTTCACGTAGTTGGTATTGAGGGATACGGTCTTGGTAACCCCCTGGAACGTCACAGACCAGACCACCGCGCCCGACGTGAAGTCGTAGGCGGTCGGTGAGGCGCTACCGGTAACCATTGATGGCGAACCGCCGATACCTGGAACCGGGGCGACGTAAGGCAGCACACTGGCCACCGTCAAATCAATCTCCGAATCACTGCCCAGCGTCACCTTCATGCCAACGAACGGCGCAAAGTCAGACAGGGCGCCGGAAATTCGACTGTACGAACCTGCCACTGTAACCATGAAGGTGTCTGGCGTAACCAGCTGTACCACGGTGCCAGTTGCCCAGGCCTCCGGGAATTTCGGGCTGTTTCCCAGCAGTGATACAGAGCTGCCGCTGATCAGCATGGAATCTGCCAAGGCCGCGGATTCCGAAGGCGCGGTACTGGAGAGATCGAGCCCGGCGGTGCCAGCATTCGTGCCGCCAACCTCTGTGACCGGATACCAGTTTCTTGCGCGCGAATCAGCTACAAGGGAAGCTCCAGGCTCATAAATCGTGTAGTTCAGATCAGAACCAAAAGCCGCGAAGGGCGTGTCCCCGACTTTAAACGAGCTTGGAGGTATGGCGAGCCGGCCCCTGCCAACGGAGACGGCAAGGGTGGTGACCATCTTCCTTTTGTTTACGAACCGCGATACAGGTGGCACCAGCAGGTCTGGATAGACCTTTGCCATGCCCAATACCTCACGAATAGGCGAGTTGAGCTTTGCGTGGTTGCCTGTTGCCGTAGCGGCATCAAGATTGTCGCCCTGTTGCTGATTGGCATTGGCAGCCTTGGGCATCGTTAGGATCATGACAATCGAAATTGCAGCCAAGGCAATT is a window of Pseudomonas antarctica DNA encoding:
- a CDS encoding SGNH/GDSL hydrolase family protein; translation: MAFNTGNPVEPNGSTDPRDLKDNAQIIDKLVNSSDLTWLGRLGKTLKTWAGMTADFMAAQLQRTNDFQAFLQNISFEVPVNYAPGISITRSTQTVLYNGQAYRPKAEALPFVTTTFPADSAKWMLAGDSSLRQDLAAAPGSGKVGFDEAQAYSTGTVGNRLKELNAPGIDKEQRTFSDLDLLPNLGNTKTLDAAIRSGTVRVAFVGDSITQGDADSLYDNSSAAIIMRRLREENPRVTFVFANFSIAGLGIPSFSNPNYKGMAPPADPFVGFYRPPGDALTGQWPGGSVAGKSWIDHLKDWAPDLVCNPFGANDVGWTSLELAAYSKQAIDYMESWAKPPSIAWGAAARPATVSIYGEAVQKAANVARSIARQRNLTLLDFNRLHNVRRFAVDVDNPFYVRDDAFAGFPTNWTLDPGTTLALSTVTPGALEGQGTATRNTLSQDCNLEAFFTATNWSATTVGLLYRDLGTNDGGGQNRYSAFASATAVSLYWAGTMIGSYSYAAIPNGTAIKLRVDVRGALHRVFVNGIERITVWNYGNVMQGKHAVTVVGGFGAVYGFSAHLGNNYVVGRQQLNDVDIYGVNDFATNQNSLGGNGNNHFTKLGNTVIMAAGYFPLTHHMKTVYPKLSSVIVPFTVTGTTQVFDAAGTTLRTQIEGTGVGAATYPLVTSSGATASKQDSAFVNVLTDRNVTCEILSSSGPTSFLQAVVPFTVGLWQVNVSAQFTKNSAGVYANTLTVTAIRIV
- a CDS encoding host specificity factor TipJ family phage tail protein, giving the protein MINIYPSSPKLFPDCLPLEVHQINEPTTITEWLYANVQDFSLSEHHPICIEVDGIAIDSSFWGETDINESSAVRIFPVVGLFGGAIGYIAIALAAISIVMILTMPKAANANQQQGDNLDAATATGNHAKLNSPIREVLGMAKVYPDLLVPPVSRFVNKRKMVTTLAVSVGRGRLAIPPSSFKVGDTPFAAFGSDLNYTIYEPGASLVADSRARNWYPVTEVGGTNAGTAGLDLSSTAPSESAALADSMLISGSSVSLLGNSPKFPEAWATGTVVQLVTPDTFMVTVAGSYSRISGALSDFAPFVGMKVTLGSDSEIDLTVASVLPYVAPVPGIGGSPSMVTGSASPTAYDFTSGAVVWSVTFQGVTKTVSLNTNYVNMSGLVSTITSQLSGTGLVAQDSSGRIRLIEPLSPYKGGTISQTSAPVPIFGSGPTYTVGTASTGGTPEQLASVTLSFDDGTPFSGIAAGQQRLSIAYRGYRYQIVSVSGLTATVKRITDTGTVDNAWGGFTARTLLDFSMSGSGGASNWIGSFMGCPEYELATKAEYDVFFSQGLCNYSKSGNIKTLTKSIEVRWRDSAVGGAWTTITQTYTDATPDQIGFTHGIVFPYPLRPEFQMRRVQPVEGGQVRDAIQWYGLRTLLPDPGFYEGITVITMDIRGGDRLSAQSERQINCVPTRIYDNAPARSIKGAALHVCKGLGIDESLIDMDALNAVDQDYWTPRSELYDMSHEKPTAVREVLQGIFTAGMSHLSSGNGLLSVKREGVQPPRGVITPHEMTSELQASFTAPSPDDFDGVDVEYIDQYTNRKETVQCRLDGSLGLKVDKIQLDGVSDKTRAWRIGMRQLRKYQFSRWGYSVDTEMDALVFDDIDHITLADDIPNTTSSALITDVEAFEGQYLLTLSEEMDWSMKAPRAVIRRHDGTVTSLFEPKNAGFHQVLVPLTAIDFDIVTDLSIEPARFLFGPSEQVGYPAMITEITPNQDGSCAVTATEYSPVFYADDDNYPPATA